The following are encoded in a window of Gossypium raimondii isolate GPD5lz chromosome 13, ASM2569854v1, whole genome shotgun sequence genomic DNA:
- the LOC105781624 gene encoding uncharacterized protein LOC105781624, which yields MYVATAEEDSQENHHWKLNFDGASNAVGNGIGAVLVSPNGDHYPFTSKLDFNCTNNMAEYEACIIGIRAAKERTIKILEEFDSITFRYLPRDENQMADALATLASMIQVNKSKDMKPIQISIYETPTPCYNIEEEENDDHPWYQDILRYIKNREYPGHATESDKRTLRRLAIDYVLD from the exons ATGTATGTGGCAACTGCTGAAGAGGATTCTCAGGAAAATCATCATTGGAAGCTAAACTTTGACGGAGCTTCAAATGCTGTaggtaatggaattggggcagtccttGTGTCCCCTaatggagatcattatccttttaccagtaaattggattttaattgcaCCAATAACATGGCTGAATATGAAGCTTGTATTATCGGTATCCGGGCAGCCAAAGAGCGAACAATTAAGATACTAGAA GAGTTTGACAGTATCACTTTTCgttatctcccacgagacgaaaatcagatggctgatgctttAGCCACTTTAGCCTCTATGATCCAAGTGAACAAATCAAAAGACATGAAGCCTATTCAAATCAGTATTTATGAGACTCCGACTCCTTGCTATAATATTGAGGAAGAGGAAAACGATGACCATCCATGGTATCAAGACATACTGCGATATATCAAGAATCGTGAGTACCCCGGCCATGCGACAGAGAGTGATAAGAGGACGTTGAGGAGACTGGCCATTGATTATGTCCTAGATTGA